One genomic region from Streptomyces sp. NBC_01431 encodes:
- a CDS encoding DJ-1/PfpI family protein — MAAKILIVTGDAAESLEVLYPYQRLREEGYEVHIAAPARKKLRFVVHDFEPGFDTYTEKPGYTWPADLAFTEVDPGQYVALVIPGGRAPEYLRNDPELRKILKAFFDTDKPVAQICHGPLLTAAIGGLAGRRVTAYPALEPDMQTAGATFQDAETVVDGTLVSARAWPDHSSWMREFLTVLRSKAPVT, encoded by the coding sequence ATGGCAGCCAAGATCCTGATCGTGACCGGCGACGCCGCCGAGTCCCTTGAGGTGCTCTATCCGTACCAGCGCCTGCGAGAGGAGGGGTACGAGGTCCACATCGCGGCCCCCGCCCGCAAGAAGCTCCGGTTCGTGGTCCACGACTTCGAGCCCGGCTTCGACACATACACCGAGAAGCCCGGCTACACCTGGCCGGCCGACCTCGCGTTCACGGAAGTCGACCCCGGCCAGTACGTCGCACTGGTGATCCCCGGCGGCCGGGCCCCCGAGTACCTCCGCAACGACCCGGAGCTGCGGAAGATCCTCAAGGCCTTCTTCGACACCGACAAGCCGGTCGCCCAGATCTGCCACGGTCCGCTGCTCACCGCCGCGATCGGCGGCCTGGCCGGGCGCCGCGTCACCGCGTACCCGGCCCTTGAGCCGGACATGCAGACGGCGGGTGCGACCTTCCAGGACGCGGAGACGGTGGTGGACGGCACGCTGGTCTCGGCGAGGGCGTGGCCGGACCACTCCAGCTGGATGCGGGAGTTCCTGACGGTGCTGCGGTCGAAGGCGCCGGTGACGTAA
- a CDS encoding Rv3235 family protein translates to MSRTTTGPAGRGDQRRPSSTGTRRPQRLTPHDLFAQKLLAVLSGERPVHWMLGLTVGDAYEQLVRLAPRTPFRTRGTRPVVRSCRAAPLDRGIVEAAACIAAGEQVRAMAFRLEQGADLRWRCAAVELGGERVPA, encoded by the coding sequence ATGAGCAGGACCACGACCGGGCCCGCGGGACGCGGCGACCAGCGCAGGCCCAGCAGCACCGGAACCCGGCGGCCGCAGCGCCTGACGCCGCACGACCTGTTCGCGCAGAAACTGCTCGCGGTGCTCAGCGGCGAACGGCCGGTGCACTGGATGCTGGGTCTGACTGTGGGAGACGCCTACGAGCAGTTGGTGCGCCTCGCCCCACGCACGCCCTTCCGCACCCGCGGCACCCGTCCCGTCGTCCGCTCCTGCCGTGCCGCCCCACTGGACCGCGGGATCGTGGAAGCGGCCGCCTGCATCGCGGCCGGCGAGCAGGTGCGCGCCATGGCCTTCAGGCTGGAGCAGGGCGCCGATCTGCGCTGGCGCTGCGCGGCCGTCGAGCTCGGCGGCGAACGCGTCCCGGCATAG
- a CDS encoding DUF6912 family protein encodes MRVYVPLTISGLATAHGAGELGPAPLTAYAVTPGLREWYVSDDIEELEYAALSRAAAASLRLLAGEPGTARRRVVIAADVPDGTASADPDRGLDASSLGEVRITAPVALAKAAAVHVDAEDAVADVTAAVDALGAADHGDDDAQFTVDGAEDHELLWFGVQEIPNLIA; translated from the coding sequence ATGCGCGTGTACGTACCCCTGACGATCTCCGGTCTTGCGACGGCGCACGGTGCGGGAGAGCTCGGCCCCGCGCCGCTCACCGCGTACGCCGTCACCCCCGGACTGCGCGAGTGGTACGTCTCCGACGACATCGAGGAGCTGGAGTACGCGGCGCTCAGCCGGGCCGCCGCCGCCTCGCTGCGGCTGCTCGCCGGGGAGCCGGGCACGGCCCGGCGCCGCGTCGTGATCGCCGCGGACGTGCCGGACGGAACCGCGAGCGCCGATCCCGACCGCGGTCTGGACGCGAGCTCGCTGGGCGAGGTGCGCATCACCGCCCCGGTGGCGCTGGCCAAGGCCGCCGCCGTGCACGTGGACGCCGAGGACGCGGTGGCCGACGTGACGGCCGCCGTGGACGCGCTCGGCGCGGCCGACCACGGCGACGACGACGCGCAGTTCACGGTGGACGGCGCCGAGGACCACGAACTGCTGTGGTTCGGCGTGCAGGAGATCCCCAACCTGATCGCCTGA
- a CDS encoding NAD-glutamate dehydrogenase, translating to MQTKLDEAKAELLARAARVAENSPVGGPGGLGADPRTDRAAATGSTSGAGPDQGSVLGYLQRYYLHTAPEDLADRDPVDVFGAALSHYRLAENRPQGTANVRVHTPTVEENGWTCSHSVVEVVTDDMPFLVDSVTNELSRQNRGIHVVIHPQVVVRRDLTGKLIEVLDTGAQTAELPHDALTESWIHVEIDRETDRADLKQITADLLRVLSDVREAVEDWEKMRDAALRIADELPKEPKAGDLDEQDVEEARELLRWLSTDHFTFLGYREYQLTDDDSLAAVPGTGLGILRSDPHHGEDDGHPVSPSFSRLPADARAKAREHKILVLTKANSRATVHRPSYLDYVGVKKFDEQGNVVGERRFLGLFSSAAYTESVRRVPVVRRKVDEVLRGAGFSPNSHDGRDLLQILETYPRDEIFQTPADQLRSIVTSVLYLQERRRLRLYLRQDEYGRYYSALIYLPRDRYTTGVRLRLIDILKEELGGISVDFTAWNTESILSRLHFVVRVPAGTELAELTDADSERIEARLVEAARSWADGFSDALTAECGEERAAELLRRYGHAFPEGYKADHSPRAAVADLVHLEQLTHGRNDFALSLYEPVGAAPGERRFKIYRIGEQVSLSAVLPVLQRLGVEVTDERPYELRCADRTHAWIYDFGLRMPKKTNGSGDYLADDARERFQEAFAATWTGAAENDGFNSLVLRAGLNWRQAMVLRAYAKYLRQAGSTFSQDYMEDTLRDNVHTTRLLVSLFEARLSPDRQKAGTELIDGLLEELDGALDQVASLDEDRILRSFLTVIKATLRTNFWQKTAEGTPHAYVSMKFDPQMIPDLPAPRPAFEIWVYSPRVEGVHLRFGKVARGGLRWSDRREDFRTEILGLVKAQMVKNTVIVPVGAKGGFVAKQLPDPSVDRDAWLAEGIASYKTFISALLDITDNLVAGEVVPPAGVVRHDEDDTYLVVAADKGTATFSDIANDVAISYDFWLGDAFASGGSAGYDHKGMGITARGAWESVERHFRELGHDTQSEDFTVVGVGDMSGDVFGNGMLLSEHIRLVAAFDHRHIFIDPKPDAAVSYAERRRLFDLPRSSWADYNKELLSAGGGIHPRTAKSIPLNAHIREALGIEAGVTKLTPAELMQAILKSPVDLLWNGGIGTYVKSSAESNADVGDKANDAIRVNGDDLRVKVVGEGGNLGLTQLGRIEFDRKGGKVNTDAIDNSAGVDTSDHEVNIKILLNGLVTDGDMTVKQRNKILAAMTDEVGELVLRNNYAQNTALANAVAQSPSLLHAHQRFMRRLGRDGHLDRALEFLPNDRQIRELLNSGRGLSQPELAVLLAYTKITVADELIHTVLPDDPHLAKLLHAYFPRQLREKFTEAVDGHPLRREIITTVLVNDTVNIGGSTFLHRLREETGASLEEIVRAHAAAREIFGVNAVWDAVEALDNKVDAAVQTRIRLHSRRLVERGTRWLLNNRPQPLQIAETIEDFSTGVAQVWDALADLLKGADLEWHQGILDELTGAGVPEELARRVAGFSSVFPALDIVAIAARTGQEPLQVAEVYYDLADRLRITQLLDRIIELPRADRWQSMARAAIREDLFAAHAGLTQDVLSAGNGTSSPEQRFKAWEEQNAAILGRARTTLEEIQSSDAFDLANLSVAMRTMRTLLRTHS from the coding sequence ATGCAGACCAAGCTGGACGAAGCCAAGGCCGAGCTGCTCGCACGGGCGGCCCGGGTAGCTGAGAACAGCCCGGTCGGGGGGCCCGGCGGCCTGGGGGCAGACCCCCGGACCGATCGGGCAGCCGCGACCGGGTCCACGAGCGGGGCGGGCCCTGACCAGGGCAGCGTGCTCGGGTACCTCCAGCGCTATTACCTGCACACCGCACCCGAGGACCTCGCCGACCGTGACCCGGTCGATGTCTTCGGCGCAGCTCTCTCCCACTACCGGCTCGCGGAGAACCGGCCGCAGGGCACCGCCAACGTCCGGGTGCACACCCCGACGGTCGAGGAGAACGGCTGGACCTGCAGCCACTCCGTGGTCGAGGTCGTCACCGACGACATGCCCTTCCTGGTCGACTCGGTCACCAACGAGCTGTCCCGGCAGAACCGCGGCATCCACGTAGTGATCCACCCGCAGGTCGTCGTACGCCGCGACCTGACCGGCAAGCTCATCGAGGTGCTGGACACCGGCGCCCAGACCGCCGAGCTGCCGCACGACGCGCTCACCGAGTCCTGGATCCACGTCGAGATCGACCGCGAGACCGACCGCGCCGACCTGAAGCAGATCACCGCCGATCTGCTCCGCGTCCTGTCCGACGTACGGGAAGCCGTCGAGGACTGGGAGAAGATGCGCGACGCCGCGCTGCGCATCGCCGACGAGCTGCCCAAGGAGCCGAAGGCCGGCGACCTGGACGAGCAGGACGTCGAAGAGGCCCGCGAGCTGCTGCGCTGGCTCTCCACCGACCACTTCACCTTCCTCGGCTACCGCGAGTACCAGCTCACCGACGACGACTCCCTGGCCGCCGTCCCCGGCACCGGTCTCGGCATCCTGCGCTCCGACCCGCATCACGGCGAGGACGACGGGCACCCCGTCTCCCCCTCCTTCAGCCGGCTGCCCGCCGACGCCCGCGCCAAGGCCCGCGAGCACAAGATCCTGGTGCTGACCAAGGCCAACAGCCGAGCCACCGTGCACCGGCCGTCCTACCTCGACTACGTCGGCGTGAAGAAGTTCGACGAGCAGGGCAACGTCGTCGGCGAGCGCCGCTTCCTCGGCCTGTTCTCCTCGGCCGCGTACACCGAGTCCGTGCGCCGCGTGCCGGTGGTGCGCCGCAAGGTGGACGAGGTGCTGCGGGGCGCCGGGTTCTCGCCCAACAGCCACGACGGCCGCGACCTGCTCCAGATCCTGGAGACCTACCCGCGCGACGAGATCTTCCAGACCCCGGCCGACCAGCTGCGCTCCATCGTGACCTCGGTCCTGTACCTCCAGGAGCGGCGCCGCCTGCGCCTGTACCTGCGTCAGGACGAGTACGGCCGCTACTACTCGGCGCTGATCTACCTGCCGCGCGACCGCTACACCACGGGCGTACGGCTGCGGCTCATCGACATCCTCAAGGAGGAGCTCGGCGGCATCAGCGTCGACTTCACCGCCTGGAACACCGAGTCGATCCTGTCGCGGCTGCACTTCGTGGTCCGCGTCCCGGCCGGCACCGAGCTCGCCGAGCTCACCGACGCCGACTCCGAGCGCATCGAGGCCCGCCTGGTGGAGGCCGCCCGCTCCTGGGCCGACGGCTTCTCCGACGCGCTGACCGCCGAGTGCGGCGAGGAGCGCGCCGCCGAGCTGCTGCGCCGCTACGGGCACGCCTTCCCCGAGGGCTACAAGGCCGACCACTCGCCGCGCGCCGCCGTCGCCGACCTCGTCCACCTGGAACAACTCACCCACGGGCGCAATGACTTCGCGCTCTCCCTGTACGAGCCGGTGGGTGCGGCTCCCGGCGAGCGCCGCTTCAAGATCTACCGGATCGGCGAGCAGGTCTCCCTTTCCGCGGTGCTCCCCGTGCTCCAGCGCCTCGGCGTGGAGGTCACCGACGAGCGCCCCTACGAGCTGCGCTGCGCGGACCGCACGCACGCCTGGATCTACGACTTCGGCCTGCGCATGCCGAAGAAGACCAACGGCAGCGGCGACTACCTCGCCGACGACGCCCGCGAGCGCTTCCAGGAGGCCTTCGCCGCCACCTGGACCGGCGCCGCGGAGAACGACGGCTTCAACTCCCTCGTACTGCGGGCCGGGCTCAACTGGCGCCAGGCGATGGTGCTGCGCGCGTACGCCAAGTACCTGCGCCAGGCCGGTTCGACGTTCAGCCAGGACTACATGGAGGACACCCTCCGCGACAACGTCCACACCACCCGGCTGCTGGTCTCGCTCTTCGAGGCGAGGCTCTCGCCGGACCGCCAGAAGGCCGGCACCGAGCTGATCGACGGGCTCCTCGAAGAGCTCGACGGAGCGCTCGACCAGGTGGCGAGTCTGGACGAGGACCGCATCCTGCGCTCCTTCCTGACCGTCATCAAGGCGACGCTGCGGACCAACTTCTGGCAGAAGACGGCCGAGGGCACCCCCCACGCGTACGTCTCGATGAAGTTCGACCCGCAGATGATCCCCGACCTCCCGGCGCCCCGCCCGGCGTTCGAGATCTGGGTGTACTCGCCGCGCGTGGAGGGCGTCCACCTGCGCTTCGGCAAGGTCGCCCGCGGAGGGCTGCGCTGGTCCGACCGGCGTGAGGACTTCCGCACCGAGATCCTCGGCCTGGTCAAGGCGCAGATGGTGAAGAACACCGTCATCGTGCCGGTCGGCGCCAAGGGCGGCTTCGTCGCCAAGCAGCTCCCGGACCCGTCGGTGGACCGCGACGCGTGGCTGGCCGAGGGCATCGCGAGCTACAAGACGTTCATCTCGGCGCTGCTCGACATCACCGACAACCTGGTCGCGGGCGAGGTCGTCCCGCCGGCCGGCGTGGTGCGCCACGACGAGGACGACACCTACCTGGTGGTCGCCGCCGACAAGGGCACCGCGACGTTCTCGGACATCGCCAACGACGTGGCGATCAGCTACGACTTCTGGCTGGGCGACGCCTTCGCCTCCGGCGGCTCCGCCGGATACGACCACAAGGGCATGGGCATCACCGCCCGCGGCGCCTGGGAGTCCGTCGAGCGGCACTTCCGTGAGCTCGGCCACGACACCCAGAGCGAGGACTTCACGGTCGTCGGTGTCGGTGACATGTCGGGTGACGTGTTCGGCAACGGCATGCTGCTCTCCGAGCACATCCGCCTGGTCGCGGCCTTCGACCACCGGCACATCTTCATCGACCCGAAGCCGGACGCGGCCGTCTCCTACGCCGAGCGCCGCCGCCTGTTCGACCTGCCGCGCTCCAGCTGGGCCGACTACAACAAGGAACTGCTCTCGGCGGGCGGCGGCATCCACCCCCGTACCGCCAAGTCGATCCCGCTGAACGCGCACATCCGCGAGGCCCTCGGCATCGAGGCCGGCGTCACCAAGCTGACCCCGGCCGAGCTGATGCAGGCGATCCTCAAGTCGCCGGTCGACCTGCTGTGGAACGGCGGCATCGGTACGTACGTGAAGTCGTCCGCGGAGTCGAACGCGGACGTCGGCGACAAGGCCAACGACGCGATCCGCGTCAACGGCGATGACCTGCGGGTCAAGGTCGTCGGCGAGGGCGGCAACCTGGGCCTGACCCAGCTCGGCCGCATCGAGTTCGACCGCAAGGGCGGCAAGGTCAACACCGACGCCATCGACAACAGCGCGGGCGTGGACACCTCCGACCACGAGGTGAACATCAAGATCCTGCTCAACGGTCTGGTCACGGACGGCGACATGACCGTCAAGCAGCGCAACAAGATCCTCGCCGCGATGACCGACGAGGTCGGGGAGCTGGTTCTGCGCAACAACTACGCGCAGAACACCGCGCTGGCCAACGCGGTCGCCCAGTCCCCCTCGCTGCTCCACGCCCACCAGCGCTTCATGCGGCGTCTGGGCCGCGACGGACACCTGGACCGGGCGCTCGAATTCCTGCCCAACGACCGCCAGATCCGTGAACTCCTCAACAGCGGGCGGGGGTTGAGCCAGCCCGAGCTCGCGGTGCTGCTCGCCTACACCAAGATCACGGTGGCCGACGAGCTGATCCACACGGTGCTTCCGGACGACCCGCACCTGGCCAAGCTGCTGCACGCCTACTTCCCGCGGCAGCTCCGCGAGAAGTTCACCGAGGCCGTCGACGGGCACCCGCTGCGCCGCGAGATCATCACGACGGTGCTGGTCAACGACACCGTCAACATCGGTGGCTCGACCTTCCTGCACCGGCTGCGCGAGGAGACCGGGGCATCGCTCGAAGAGATCGTGCGGGCGCATGCAGCGGCCCGCGAGATCTTCGGCGTGAACGCCGTGTGGGACGCCGTGGAGGCGCTCGACAACAAGGTCGACGCCGCGGTCCAGACCCGCATCCGGCTGCACTCGCGCCGCCTGGTCGAGCGCGGCACCCGCTGGCTGCTCAACAACCGGCCGCAGCCGCTCCAGATCGCCGAGACCATCGAGGACTTCTCGACCGGTGTGGCACAGGTCTGGGACGCGCTCGCGGATCTGCTCAAGGGCGCCGACCTGGAGTGGCACCAGGGCATCCTGGACGAGCTGACCGGCGCGGGCGTCCCCGAGGAGCTCGCGCGGCGGGTCGCCGGGTTCTCCTCGGTCTTCCCGGCGCTCGACATCGTGGCCATCGCGGCCCGTACTGGCCAGGAGCCGCTCCAGGTCGCCGAGGTCTACTACGACCTGGCCGACCGGCTGCGGATCACCCAGCTCCTCGACCGGATCATCGAGCTGCCGCGGGCCGACCGCTGGCAGTCGATGGCCCGCGCCGCCATCCGCGAGGACCTGTTCGCGGCCCACGCCGGGCTCACCCAGGACGTCCTGTCGGCGGGCAACGGCACCTCCTCGCCCGAGCAGCGTTTCAAGGCGTGGGAGGAGCAGAACGCGGCGATCCTGGGCCGCGCCCGCACCACCCTGGAGGAGATCCAGTCCTCCGACGCGTTCGACCTGGCGAACCTGTCCGTGGCCATGCGGACGATGCGGACGCTGCTGCGCACGCATAGCTAG
- a CDS encoding TetR/AcrR family transcriptional regulator yields the protein MTKTDPETPANRPPRRRAPAGAAVLREDVTDAIRAAVFAELAAVGFARMSIEGIARRAGVGKTAVYRRWKSKLSLVLDLVSAFAEQGLPVPHTGSLYGDIRALLAVASLALRHPIASQVIPDLLVESVRHPEIADAIKAALLDGQQGVAAVVVREAVERGELPASADPDRALDLIVGPLYWRLVVVKGPLPKGYLDDLALAAVAALKAV from the coding sequence ATGACCAAGACCGACCCGGAGACCCCCGCGAATCGCCCGCCGAGGCGCCGCGCCCCGGCCGGTGCCGCCGTGCTGCGCGAGGACGTGACGGACGCCATCCGGGCGGCCGTCTTCGCGGAGCTCGCCGCGGTCGGCTTCGCCCGGATGTCGATCGAGGGCATCGCGCGCCGTGCGGGGGTCGGTAAGACCGCGGTCTACCGGCGCTGGAAGTCCAAGCTCAGCCTGGTCCTCGACCTGGTGTCGGCCTTCGCGGAACAGGGCCTTCCGGTGCCGCACACCGGCTCTCTGTACGGGGACATCCGCGCGCTGCTGGCGGTCGCCTCGCTCGCCCTGCGCCATCCGATCGCCTCGCAGGTCATCCCGGACCTGCTGGTCGAGTCCGTACGCCATCCGGAGATCGCGGACGCGATCAAAGCCGCGCTGCTCGACGGGCAGCAGGGGGTGGCGGCGGTCGTGGTGCGGGAGGCGGTCGAGCGCGGCGAGCTGCCCGCGTCGGCTGATCCCGACCGGGCGCTCGACCTGATCGTGGGTCCGCTGTACTGGCGTCTCGTGGTGGTCAAGGGGCCGCTGCCGAAGGGGTACCTGGACGATCTGGCGCTGGCCGCGGTTGCTGCGCTCAAGGCGGTCTGA
- a CDS encoding glycosyltransferase family 87 protein, with product MTPSQLPQPPQRVRIPAPATAPDPGARGRRTRHAALACGWLATRALMLHLLLRDRLGVGGVAGEVSVLYHRWYEQLSAGSFPFGDPTWQYPPGAGAVILAPALVPFLTFFQAFTALTLGCDALIALMLARSGARPGGRTAGAWLWVGGLPLLLNIPYGRYDVEVTALAVGALLALRRRPRLGGVLAGLGALVKVWPLLALIGAPPGRTARRALLGALGAAAALLAVLALLFSHTLDFARQQGGRGIQIESLAGTALQLAHLVSGHPGRVVYRYGAMEFTGRYVSALATISLALTGVAFCWLLYWRLRARRWTVAVPLDAALCAVLLFTVTSRVISPQYLVWLLGLAGVCLTSNRTTQRPVAQLLLPAAALSALAFPCLYAEVMAGTPLGTGIMAARNTLLLTAALLSCHRLWTATVTASATGSFSNPERRRSSPSGA from the coding sequence ATGACGCCCTCCCAGCTGCCCCAGCCACCTCAGCGGGTCCGCATCCCCGCCCCGGCGACCGCGCCCGATCCGGGCGCCCGCGGCCGCCGCACCCGGCACGCCGCGCTCGCCTGCGGCTGGCTCGCCACCCGCGCGCTCATGCTCCACCTCCTGCTCCGCGACCGGCTCGGCGTCGGCGGGGTGGCCGGAGAGGTCTCCGTCCTCTACCACCGCTGGTACGAGCAGCTCAGCGCGGGCAGCTTCCCCTTCGGGGACCCGACCTGGCAGTACCCGCCCGGCGCGGGAGCGGTGATCCTGGCCCCCGCGCTCGTCCCCTTCCTCACGTTCTTCCAGGCGTTCACCGCCCTCACCCTCGGCTGCGACGCGCTGATCGCCCTGATGCTGGCGCGGTCCGGCGCCCGGCCCGGCGGCAGGACGGCCGGGGCGTGGCTGTGGGTGGGCGGCCTCCCGCTGCTGCTGAACATCCCGTACGGCCGCTACGACGTGGAGGTCACCGCCCTCGCGGTGGGCGCCCTGCTCGCGCTGCGCCGGCGGCCCCGACTCGGCGGCGTACTCGCGGGGCTCGGCGCCCTGGTCAAGGTGTGGCCGCTGCTGGCCCTCATCGGCGCCCCGCCCGGCCGCACCGCCCGCCGCGCCCTGCTCGGCGCGCTCGGTGCGGCGGCCGCGCTGCTCGCGGTGCTCGCCCTCTTGTTCAGCCACACCCTGGACTTCGCCCGCCAGCAGGGCGGCCGCGGCATCCAGATCGAATCCCTCGCCGGCACCGCGCTCCAGCTGGCCCACCTGGTCTCGGGCCACCCCGGCCGGGTCGTCTACCGGTACGGGGCCATGGAGTTCACCGGCCGGTACGTGTCCGCGCTCGCCACGATCAGCCTGGCGCTGACCGGCGTCGCCTTCTGCTGGCTGCTGTACTGGCGGCTGCGCGCCCGCCGCTGGACGGTGGCCGTGCCACTGGACGCGGCGCTGTGCGCGGTGCTGCTGTTCACCGTGACCAGCCGGGTGATCAGCCCCCAGTACCTGGTCTGGCTGCTCGGCCTGGCCGGCGTCTGCCTCACCTCGAACCGGACCACCCAGCGCCCGGTCGCCCAACTCCTGCTCCCCGCCGCCGCGTTGAGCGCCCTCGCCTTCCCCTGCCTGTACGCCGAGGTCATGGCGGGAACACCCCTGGGCACCGGGATCATGGCCGCGCGCAACACCCTGCTGCTCACCGCCGCACTGCTGTCCTGCCACAGGCTGTGGACAGCCACCGTCACGGCGTCCGCGACCGGGTCGTTCTCAAACCCCGAGCGCCGGAGATCAAGCCCCTCCGGCGCTTGA
- a CDS encoding HAD family hydrolase — MGNGRQCTGKRPAHLVWDWNGTLLDDNTAVIEATNAAFAELGLEPITLERYRELYCVPIPRFYQRLMGRLPTDAEWLLMDAAFHRQYWARADRCGLTEGAAELLAARRAAGLSQSLLSMAPHEHLVPIVRRHGITEHFIRVDGRTGPSHGSKAEHMVRHLTALRVTDAGISGERVVVIGDAVDDAVAAAAVGAAAVLFTGGSHSRASLVVAGVPVVDSLAEAVAVAEELVG, encoded by the coding sequence ATGGGGAACGGCAGGCAGTGCACGGGGAAGCGCCCGGCTCATCTGGTCTGGGACTGGAACGGGACACTGCTCGATGACAACACGGCGGTCATCGAGGCGACCAACGCCGCCTTCGCGGAGCTCGGCCTGGAGCCGATCACGCTGGAGCGCTACCGCGAGCTGTACTGCGTGCCCATTCCCCGCTTCTACCAGCGCCTGATGGGGCGGCTGCCCACCGACGCCGAGTGGCTGCTCATGGACGCGGCCTTCCACCGGCAGTACTGGGCGCGGGCGGATCGCTGCGGGCTCACCGAGGGCGCGGCCGAGCTCCTCGCCGCGCGCCGGGCCGCCGGGCTGAGCCAGTCACTGCTGTCCATGGCACCCCACGAGCACTTGGTGCCGATCGTGCGGCGGCACGGCATCACCGAGCACTTCATACGCGTCGACGGACGCACCGGGCCCTCGCACGGCAGCAAGGCGGAGCACATGGTGCGCCACCTGACCGCGCTGCGGGTCACCGACGCGGGGATATCCGGGGAGCGGGTCGTGGTCATCGGCGACGCGGTGGACGACGCGGTGGCGGCGGCCGCGGTGGGGGCGGCGGCGGTGCTGTTCACCGGGGGGTCGCACAGTCGGGCGAGCCTTGTGGTGGCCGGGGTGCCGGTTGTCGACTCGCTCGCGGAAGCCGTTGCCGTGGCGGAGGAACTGGTGGGCTGA
- a CDS encoding ABC transporter ATP-binding protein — translation MTREADATTASLGTPTVIADDVHVIYKVNGTGTKGKGGATAALNRIVSRKETPGMREVHAVKGVSFVARRGEAIGLIGSNGSGKSTLLKAVAGLLPTARGKIYTQGQPSLLGVNAALMSDLTGERNVTLGGLAMGMSREEVRDRYDDIVEFSGINEKGDFISLPMRTYSSGMGARLRFSIAAAKDHDVLLIDEALATGDASFQRRSQERINELRKEAGTVFLVSHSNASIRETCERTLWLESGTLRMDGPTAEVIAAYEQFTKKK, via the coding sequence ATGACGCGGGAAGCGGACGCCACCACGGCGAGCCTCGGCACCCCGACCGTGATCGCCGATGACGTGCACGTCATCTACAAGGTCAACGGCACCGGCACCAAGGGCAAGGGCGGGGCCACCGCCGCGCTCAACCGGATCGTCTCCCGCAAGGAGACCCCCGGCATGCGCGAGGTGCACGCGGTCAAGGGCGTCAGCTTCGTGGCCCGCCGGGGCGAGGCGATCGGCCTGATCGGCTCCAACGGCTCGGGCAAGTCGACCCTGCTCAAGGCGGTCGCGGGCCTGCTGCCGACCGCCCGGGGCAAGATCTACACCCAGGGCCAGCCCTCCCTGCTCGGGGTGAACGCGGCCCTGATGAGCGATCTGACCGGCGAGCGCAACGTCACCCTCGGCGGCCTCGCCATGGGCATGTCCCGCGAGGAGGTCCGGGACCGCTACGACGACATCGTCGAGTTCTCCGGGATCAACGAGAAGGGCGACTTCATCTCGCTCCCCATGCGCACGTACTCCTCCGGCATGGGCGCCCGGCTCCGCTTCTCCATCGCGGCCGCCAAGGATCACGACGTCCTGCTCATCGACGAGGCCCTGGCCACCGGCGACGCCAGCTTCCAGCGGCGCAGCCAGGAGCGCATCAACGAGCTGCGCAAGGAGGCGGGCACCGTCTTCCTGGTCAGCCACAGCAACGCCTCGATCAGGGAGACCTGCGAGCGGACGCTCTGGCTGGAGTCCGGCACGCTGCGGATGGACGGCCCGACGGCCGAGGTCATCGCGGCGTACGAGCAGTTCACGAAGAAGAAGTAG
- a CDS encoding ABC transporter permease produces MPAPRAQSAGYTGEQALTPAELAAKYGLKVSGARPTLPEYVRQLWARRHFITAFATAKLTAQYSEAKLGQIWQLMTPLLNAAVYYFIFGILMGNKSSTPDYIPWLVTGVFIWTFTANSIMAGTRAITGNIGLVRALHFPRASLPVSLALQQLQQLLFSLAALAIIIMCFGQLPGVSWLLLIPALVLQSMFNTGLSLVMARITAKTPDVAQVMPFILRTWMYMSGVMWNLGPQLKKMNHLVAQLLGLNPAAVYIDLVRFAMIKSFHANKLPPHVWAVAAGWAFVALAAGFIYFWKAEEQYGRG; encoded by the coding sequence ATTCCGGCGCCGCGCGCGCAGTCCGCCGGATACACCGGCGAGCAGGCCCTCACCCCGGCCGAGCTGGCCGCGAAGTACGGCCTGAAGGTCAGCGGCGCCCGCCCGACGCTCCCGGAGTACGTGCGGCAGCTGTGGGCCCGGCGCCACTTCATCACCGCGTTCGCCACCGCCAAGCTGACCGCGCAGTACAGCGAGGCGAAGCTGGGACAGATCTGGCAGCTGATGACGCCGCTGCTGAACGCGGCGGTGTACTACTTCATCTTCGGCATCCTGATGGGCAACAAGAGCAGCACACCGGACTACATCCCGTGGCTGGTCACCGGCGTCTTCATCTGGACCTTCACGGCCAACTCGATCATGGCCGGCACCCGGGCGATCACCGGCAACATCGGTCTGGTGCGGGCGCTGCACTTCCCGCGCGCCTCGCTGCCCGTCTCGCTCGCCCTCCAGCAACTCCAGCAGCTGCTGTTCTCGCTGGCCGCGCTGGCGATCATCATCATGTGCTTCGGCCAGCTGCCCGGCGTCTCGTGGCTGCTGCTGATCCCGGCGCTGGTCCTGCAGTCGATGTTCAACACGGGCCTGTCCCTGGTGATGGCCCGGATCACCGCCAAGACCCCGGACGTCGCCCAGGTGATGCCGTTCATCCTGCGCACCTGGATGTACATGTCCGGCGTGATGTGGAACCTGGGCCCGCAGCTCAAGAAGATGAACCACCTGGTGGCCCAGTTGCTCGGGCTCAACCCGGCCGCGGTCTACATCGACCTGGTCCGGTTCGCGATGATCAAGAGCTTCCACGCCAACAAGCTGCCCCCGCACGTGTGGGCAGTGGCCGCCGGCTGGGCGTTCGTCGCGCTGGCCGCGGGCTTCATCTACTTCTGGAAGGCAGAGGAGCAGTACGGACGTGGCTGA